The nucleotide window TGCAGACAGCATGCGCGCCCTGGATGCCGGGCTTTTGCCTGCCGGCAGTTTGCTGCGCTCAGCCTTGGGTGCACGCTGGGCTGCTTCGTAATCAGCAGTCAGACAGGACTGGTAATCGCGCAGCTGCTCGCTCGATACCGCCAGCGTATGCATACCCTGTTGCCGCAACCAGTCGGCCCACTGCAACAAGTCGCGACGGTAGTTGCTGGCCGTATGCGCGGACCAGCCTTCCGACAGCCAGCAGGCGTCAATGAAGGTATCGATACGCTGGGCGTCGTCGTGAGGAAACTTCATGGCGAGCGATTATGGGCGAAAAAAAACGCGGCTGTCTTTCGACAACCGCGTTCTTGGCCGACAAGGTGTCGTGGCTTACGCCGCGGCAACCTTGCGCATCGGCAGCTTTTCCTTGATGCGAGCCGACTTGCCCGAGCGATCGCGCAGGTAGTACAGCTTGGCACGACGCACATCACCACGGCGCTTCACTTCGATAGCAGCTACCAGCGGCGAGTAGGTCTGGAAGGTACGCTCAACGCCTTCGCCCGACGAAATCTTGCGGACGATGAAGGAGCTGTTCAGACCGCGGTTACGCTTGGCGATGACCACGCCTTCGTAAGCCTGCAGACGTTCACGGTTACCTTCCTTCACCTTGACCTGGACGATCACGGTGTCGCCAGGGGCGAATTCAGGAATGGTTTTGCCCAGGCGGGCGATTTCTTCTTGTTCCAGCTTTGCGATGAGGTTCATCGTCAATACTCCGGTTGCTTGAAACTTGTTCCTTCTCTCGTCAGACCGGGATCATTGATCCGGATCCGGCGATTCCGCATCCTGTTCGGCGCGGAACTCGCGTAGAAGCCGAGTTTCCTCTTTTGTCAGCTGGCGGTTCTCAAGCAGTTCCGGGCGACGCAACCAGGTGCGTCCCAGAGATTGCTTCAGGCGCCAGCGCCTGATCGCCGCATGATTTCCCGAAAGCAGAACTTCCGGAACAGTCATGCCGCAATACGCTTCAGGACGGGTGTAATGCGGGCAATCCAGCAACCCGTCCACAAAACTGTCTTCATGCGCCGAGGCCGCATCGTTGAGCACCCCGGGCAACTGCCTTACCACCGCGTCGATCAGCACCATCGCGGGCAATTCGCCCCCCGTCAGCACATAGTCGCCAATCGAGATTTCCTCATCGACCTGACGACTGATCACGCGTTCATCAATACCTTCATACCGCCCGGCCAGCAGGATCAGGCCGGGCTCGGCCGCCAGCTGCATCACCTTGGCGTGCGTCAGCGGACTGCCTTGCGGCGACAGATACACCACCCGGGAGCGGCTTGCGCCAGCCTTGGCTTGCGCAGCCTTGGCATCCGCAATAGCTGCCTCCAGTGGCGCCGGCATCATGACCATGCCAGGCCCGCCCCCGTAAGGACGGTCATCCACACGCCGATAGTTATCGGTCACATAGTCCCGCGGATTCCAGCAACGCAGGCTGTAGATGCCGGCATCCTGTCCCCTCTGGGTCATGCCCTGTTCGCTGATTGCAGCAAACATGGCAGGAAAAATCGTGATGACGTCAAACTGCACGTCAGTAGTCCAGACCCCAGTCCACCCGGATGGAGCGGGCTGTCAGATCAACATCCAGCACCACCGCCTTGACGAACGGCACCAAGCGCTCGGCATCGGCAGACTTGATCACCAAGACGTCGTTGGCGCCGGTGCTGAGCAGGTTATCCACCGTACCCAGCGACTCGCCCTGGACATTGAATACCGCCAGACCGATCAGGTCGGCCCAGTAGTACTCTCCGTCCTCGGCCTGCGGCATAGCCGAGCGTGGAATCGCAATCGTCATACCCTTGAGGGCAAACGCGCGGTCACGGTCATCCACACCCTCCAGCTGTGCGGACAGGTGCTTGGGGTGCACAGCAGCATCTTTGACAGCATATTGCTGCCAGACGCCGTTACGGCCCAGCCACCAGGTGTCGTAATCGAGCAGGCTGTCTGCATGCTCGGTGTCCGCCACCACTTTGACCCAGCCGCGGATACCAAAAGCACCCGCAACAAAACCCATCGGGACCAGATCAGCAGGCGTACCTGCCGATGCGGCTGCGATGGGCTGATTGCTCGCCGGCTTCATGACGGCGCGGTCCGGCCAGCTTAAGCCGGCAGACGCTTGACGAGCTTCTTGACGCTGTCAGCCAGCTGAGCGCCCGTACCCACCCAGTAGTTCAGACGGTCGGCGGCAATGCGCAGGCCTTCCTGACCATCCTTGGCAGTCGGGTTGT belongs to Chitinimonas sp. BJYL2 and includes:
- the rplS gene encoding 50S ribosomal protein L19, producing MNLIAKLEQEEIARLGKTIPEFAPGDTVIVQVKVKEGNRERLQAYEGVVIAKRNRGLNSSFIVRKISSGEGVERTFQTYSPLVAAIEVKRRGDVRRAKLYYLRDRSGKSARIKEKLPMRKVAAA
- the trmD gene encoding tRNA (guanosine(37)-N1)-methyltransferase TrmD, translating into MQFDVITIFPAMFAAISEQGMTQRGQDAGIYSLRCWNPRDYVTDNYRRVDDRPYGGGPGMVMMPAPLEAAIADAKAAQAKAGASRSRVVYLSPQGSPLTHAKVMQLAAEPGLILLAGRYEGIDERVISRQVDEEISIGDYVLTGGELPAMVLIDAVVRQLPGVLNDAASAHEDSFVDGLLDCPHYTRPEAYCGMTVPEVLLSGNHAAIRRWRLKQSLGRTWLRRPELLENRQLTKEETRLLREFRAEQDAESPDPDQ
- the rimM gene encoding ribosome maturation factor RimM (Essential for efficient processing of 16S rRNA) — its product is MKPASNQPIAAASAGTPADLVPMGFVAGAFGIRGWVKVVADTEHADSLLDYDTWWLGRNGVWQQYAVKDAAVHPKHLSAQLEGVDDRDRAFALKGMTIAIPRSAMPQAEDGEYYWADLIGLAVFNVQGESLGTVDNLLSTGANDVLVIKSADAERLVPFVKAVVLDVDLTARSIRVDWGLDY
- the rpsP gene encoding 30S ribosomal protein S16; this translates as MVVIRLARGGAKDRPFFNVVVADKRCRRDGRFIERIGFYNPTAKDGQEGLRIAADRLNYWVGTGAQLADSVKKLVKRLPA